Genomic window (Toxotes jaculatrix isolate fToxJac2 chromosome 10, fToxJac2.pri, whole genome shotgun sequence):
TTTCTCCTTGCTCCACCAAACATTACATCAATAGGCTTTAAACGCGGATTGTTCTCAATGGCTCATCATACTCGTCAGTATTCCCGGAGACGGTACGTTTCCgtatttctccttctctctgccatCATCAACACGGTCTCCACCGTCACCCATTATTCTGTTCCCGAAGAAATGGAGGAAGGATCTGTCGTCGCTAATTTAGCAGCTGATTTGGGATTAGACGTGAAGActttgaataaaagaaaaatgcgCGTCGACGCTGTAGGTAACAAAAAATATCTAGACATCAACAAGGACACGGGAGAGCTCTTCATTTTGGAAAGGATAGATAGAGAGTATTTATGCCCATTGAAGACAACAACGTCATGCTTTCTTAAATTAGACGCTACAATTGAAAATCCAATACGAATGTTTAATATTGAGGTCGAAATTATGGATATTAACGATAACGCTCCTCATTTTCGACGGGGGACAATGCATTTGGACATCTCTGAATCAAGTCCCATTGGAGAGAGATTCTCTCTGAATAACGCTGCAGATCCAGATGTTGGATCGAATTCTGTGAAAAATTACCATCTGAGCTCAAGTGAACATTTCTCCATTGAAATTCAGACCGGAAGAGATGGGACGAAGTTTGCAGATTTGATTTTGAAAAAGGCTTtagacagagagcagcaggctgtTCATAATCTAATACTGACTGCTGTGGACGGTGGAGTTCCCACGCGCACAGGTACAGCCAGCATCATTGTTCGCGTGCTTGATGTGAACGACAACGCCCCTTCATTTGACAAAGACAAATACGTCGTAGAGGTGATGGAAAACGCACCGATTGGAAGTCTAGTAATCAAACTAAACGCCACTGATTTAGATGAAGGGTCCAATTCTGACATTGTTTATTCATATAGTTTGTATACATCAGAGAGAACACAGGATATGTTTAACCTGAATCCAGAAAATGGTGAGATCAGAGTGAAAGAGATGATTAATTATGAAGATGTTAAACTTTTTGAAATGGAGGTTATTGCCAGTGATAAGGGGCCTAACACCTTATCTGGACAGTGTAAACTGACAATACAGGTGACAGATATGAATGATAATCACCCAGAATTATCTATTAAATCATTCCACAGTCCAATTAAAGAAAATGAACCAATAGACACAGTGATAGCTGTAGTTAGTGTGAGTGATAAGGACTCAGGTGATAATGGAGTGGTTGATCTTCATATTCCAGATAATATGCCTTTCAAACTGAGAGAATCCTCTGATAACTACTATGAATTAGTGGTGTCAGAGCCGTTAGACCGTGAGAAGGTTCCAGAATATGACGTGACCttcactgtgacagacagaggttCTCCTCCTTTATCTGACAATGAAACTATGACTTTAGAGCTGCTGGATGTTAATGACAATGTTCCACAGTTCCCTCAGTCATTTTATACTATACGTGTGATGGAGAATAACGCACCTGGGGCCTTGCTGGGTTCACTCACTGCCTTTGACCCTGACCTCCATGAAAACCAGTATCTAGTTTATTTCATCCTAGAGAAGGAGATAGCCAACACCTCCATGTCCATGCTGTTCTCCATCAATCCAGAGAACGGTAATCTTTACGCTCTAAAAACTTTTGACTATGAGATCGAGAAGGAGTTTCTCTTCCACATCGAGGCCAGAGACTCtggctctcctccactcagcaGTAACGTGACCGTCCACATCATTATTGTGGATCAGAACGACAATGCTCCGGTTATTGTCTCTCCGTGGCGTGCGCACGgctcagtggtggaggaaaagaTCCCAAGATCTACCGATAAAGGCTCTCTGGTTGCCAAGGTGATAGCATTAGACACAGACTCGGTGCACAACTCTCGGATCACCTACCAGTTTCTACAGGTGACTGACGCCACCTTGTTCAGTCTGGACCAGTACAACGGAGAGATCCGGACTATGAGGATGTTCAGTTACAGAGATCCGCGCCACCAGAGACTGGTTGTTGTTGCTAAGGACAACGGGGAGCCTGCTCTTTCTGCTACAGTCACCATCAAGCTGTCCACAGTGGAGACTGCTGTTAAGGCCTACTCTGACATGACGGAGGTGCCTCTAGAGTATGACATCTTCTCAGACCTAAACCTGTATTTGGTGATCGGTCTGGGCTCGGTGTCATTTCTCCTGCTCATCACCATACTGGTCACCATTGTGCTCAAGTGCCAGAAACCCAAAGCCAGCAAAGCGGCTCCTCCCTGCAGGAACAGTGTGATCAGTGAGAGGAACTCCACCATCGCAGATTCCACTCTGGTGTCAAACGATGCCTACTGGTACAGTCTGTTTCTAGCAGAGACCAGGAAAGGAAAGCTGGTGGTCAGACAGCCTGTGCCAAAGGGCTCCAGGTACATCGTGTCCAGTATACCAAGAGGCACAGGACTGACAGAGACTAGTGACTCAGCAGCTTCCACTCTGCAGGTACGGAAAAGTCTCAGTTAAACATATTTGGCACAGATGTCCTTTGAACGTGAGCACTGAACAACTTGACAACACTACATTTTTGAAACAGTAGTTGTTGTTTGGTCCTTGCAATATTAGTTTCCACTCATTATTTTCCTCAGGACTGACCTAAGTCTATTTCCCATATTCAAATTcttaacatttatatttttataatgtttGTATAAAGGAGTGCATAAACATACTTATCTTCTTCTTACTGATTGTAATGGAAAATAAGTTCCAGAAATCACTTAAACATAAGTAAAATTCGTTGATTTTGTTTACACATGAGACAAAGCACTGGATATTTGCAATAACTGTCCCTTCCACATCGCAGGACTGTTTATATAGCACTATTCACTCACAAGGCAATGTAAAGTTATTTACAGAGgcataaaaattaatttaaaacgAGACATTAAGAAGACATTAAAATTGCCTTTATaatacaacaataacaaaagtaaaaacaagtaaataagAAGTTAAGGAATAAAAAGGGTACGTTTGTCAGTTATTGTTAAGCCGCAGTAACCGATAATGTTTTCCGTCCTGATTTAAATGAGCAAAGTTTCAGCAGACCTCAGGTATTCAGAAAACTTGTTCCACAGGTGGGGAGCAGAGAAATTATAAGCTCCATAAAGCAGTTCTCCTCGCATGCTGTATATAGGTGCGGTGCACAGGCaatgagagacacagaaaaatagAGACCAAATGCGCGTGCATATGAATGCATATTACGGTGATTTTACGCACACAGAAGAGCTCGTAAAAGTTTCACACAAAGGCACGGGCTGTGACGTTATTTACCTGCTGTGACAGACTATTATGTAGTATCTGTATAATTAAAATATAGTAAAATAACAGAATATTTGCATATAGAAACAACGCAACAATTAAATACTGGAACTTGTAGTTGTCATCCCCACACCCTAAGGaaaattgtaattaaaaaaaaagaggaaaaataataataaagataataATATCAATAAGTCAGATATATTTGATTCCACACTTTCTTTAAACCAAAATTAAAAGTTCACACAGAGCTCATCGTTGTCTAACGAAATCTTGAAATCCTCGATATTTTATCAGGCGCAAAAGCACTTAAAGGACAATTCACGTCGCTGCTCTCCACAAAAACGTCCTCACTGATGAAGTCATCCTTCTCAAGAGAGTTGATTGGAGACTGGGCAGACAGACGTATTACACGTAAATCTCTGCTGATACCAGAATAACCAGATCTTTTCACTGAAGACACTCGTTGCGGTTCGTAACTGAACATAAGGGCCGTTTCTCCTTGCTCCACCAAACATTACATCAATAGGCTTTAAACGCGGATTGTTCTCAATGGCTCATCATACTCGTCAGTATTCCCGGAGACGGTACGTTTCCgtatttcttctcctctctgccatcATCAACACGGTCTCCACCGTCACCCATTATTCTGTTCCCGAGGAAATGGAGGAAGGATCTGTCGTCGCTAATTTAGCAGCTGATTTGGGATTAGACGTGAAGActttgaataaaagaaaaatgcgCGTCGACGCTGTAGGTAACAAAAAATATCTAGACATCAACAAGGACACGGGAGAGCTCTTCATTTTAGAAAGGATAGATAGAGAGTATTTATGCCCATTGAAGACAGCCACGTCATGCTTTCTTAAATTAGACGCTACAATTGAAAATCCAATACGAATGTTTAATATTGAGGTCGAAATTATGGATATTAACGATAACGCTCCTCATTTTCGACGGGGGACAATGCATTTGGACATCTCTGAATCAAGTCCCATTGGAGAGAGATTCTCTCTGAATAACGCTGCAGATCCAGATGTTGGATCGAATTCTGTGAAAAATTACCATCTGAGCTCAAGTGAACATTTCTCCATTGAAATTCAGACCGGAAGAGATGGGACGAAGTTTGCAGATTTGATTTTGAAAAAGGCTTtagacagagagcagcaggctgtTCATAATCTAATACTGACTGCTGTGGACGGTGGAGTTCCCACGCGCACAGGTACAGCCAGCATCATTGTTCGCGTGCTTGATGTGAACGACAACGCCCCTTCATTTGACAAAGACAAGTACGTCGTAGAGGTGATGGAAAACTCCCCGATTGGAAGTCTAGTAATCAAACTAAACGCCACTGATTTAGATGAAGGGTCCAATTCTG
Coding sequences:
- the LOC121188109 gene encoding protocadherin alpha-C2-like, yielding MAHHTRQYSRRRYVSVFLLLSAIINTVSTVTHYSVPEEMEEGSVVANLAADLGLDVKTLNKRKMRVDAVGNKKYLDINKDTGELFILERIDREYLCPLKTTTSCFLKLDATIENPIRMFNIEVEIMDINDNAPHFRRGTMHLDISESSPIGERFSLNNAADPDVGSNSVKNYHLSSSEHFSIEIQTGRDGTKFADLILKKALDREQQAVHNLILTAVDGGVPTRTGTASIIVRVLDVNDNAPSFDKDKYVVEVMENAPIGSLVIKLNATDLDEGSNSDIVYSYSLYTSERTQDMFNLNPENGEIRVKEMINYEDVKLFEMEVIASDKGPNTLSGQCKLTIQVTDMNDNHPELSIKSFHSPIKENEPIDTVIAVVSVSDKDSGDNGVVDLHIPDNMPFKLRESSDNYYELVVSEPLDREKVPEYDVTFTVTDRGSPPLSDNETMTLELLDVNDNVPQFPQSFYTIRVMENNAPGALLGSLTAFDPDLHENQYLVYFILEKEIANTSMSMLFSINPENGNLYALKTFDYEIEKEFLFHIEARDSGSPPLSSNVTVHIIIVDQNDNAPVIVSPWRAHGSVVEEKIPRSTDKGSLVAKVIALDTDSVHNSRITYQFLQVTDATLFSLDQYNGEIRTMRMFSYRDPRHQRLVVVAKDNGEPALSATVTIKLSTVETAVKAYSDMTEVPLEYDIFSDLNLYLVIGLGSVSFLLLITILVTIVLKCQKPKASKAAPPCRNSVISERNSTIADSTLVSNDAYWYSLFLAETRKGKLVVRQPVPKGSRYIVSSIPRGTGLTETSDSAASTLQVRKSLS